The following proteins are encoded in a genomic region of Ornithodoros turicata isolate Travis chromosome 6, ASM3712646v1, whole genome shotgun sequence:
- the LOC135397953 gene encoding uncharacterized protein LOC135397953 isoform X3, whose amino-acid sequence MYERPLRLIIYGILAVFTIASVLGLIFIKMSSDATSRPPTVAEVPKEARHLEGTLPQGRGCQGSMYFRCVNDSSSEQYGMGDWLFESGTCKQWNPHRLCLSKSSSHFRTQKSCVDACEEEQREPRCLGDVTSSMLGECSPSSTEWWYYDRLLRLCVRWENVCLYNAFRSLGHCKIACILKHRHL is encoded by the exons ATGTACGAGCGGCCTTTGCGGCTTATCATCTACGGTATTCTGGCAGTGTTCACTATCGCTAGCGTCTTGGGACTAATATTTATAAAGATGAGCAGCGACGCCACCAGTAG GCCTCCCACAGTTGCAGAAGTGCCAAAGGAAGCCAGGCACCTTGAAGGCACCCTTCCTCAGGGTAGAG GTTGCCAAGGCTCCATGTACTTCCGTTGCGTGAACGACTCAAGCAGTGAACAGTATGGCATGGGGGACTGGTTGTTCGAATCAGGCACATGCAAGCAGTGGAATCCGCATCGACTGTGCTTGTCCAAATCTAGCTCTCATTTTCGTACTCAGAAGAGTTGCGTGGACGCATGTGAAG AGGAACAAAGAGAGCCGCGCTGCTTAGGCGATGTGACATCGTCTATGTTGGGTGAATGTTCCCCTTCTTCAACGGAATGGTGGTACTACGACAGACTGCTTCGGTTGTGCGTTCGCTGGGAGAACGTCTGCCTCTACAATGCATTCCGGAGCCTCGGCCATTGCAAAATCGCTTG
- the LOC135397953 gene encoding uncharacterized protein LOC135397953 isoform X1 has protein sequence MSSGEGRFTDIKERFPVIEEHLGHSEPEMYERPLRLIIYGILAVFTIASVLGLIFIKMSSDATSRPPTVAEVPKEARHLEGTLPQGRGCQGSMYFRCVNDSSSEQYGMGDWLFESGTCKQWNPHRLCLSKSSSHFRTQKSCVDACEEEQREPRCLGDVTSSMLGECSPSSTEWWYYDRLLRLCVRWENVCLYNAFRSLGHCKIACILKHRHL, from the exons ATGTCGAGCGGAGAAGGCCGGTTCACGGATATAAAGGAAAGGTTTCCAGTAATCGAAG AACATCTGGGCCACAGTGAACCCGA GATGTACGAGCGGCCTTTGCGGCTTATCATCTACGGTATTCTGGCAGTGTTCACTATCGCTAGCGTCTTGGGACTAATATTTATAAAGATGAGCAGCGACGCCACCAGTAG GCCTCCCACAGTTGCAGAAGTGCCAAAGGAAGCCAGGCACCTTGAAGGCACCCTTCCTCAGGGTAGAG GTTGCCAAGGCTCCATGTACTTCCGTTGCGTGAACGACTCAAGCAGTGAACAGTATGGCATGGGGGACTGGTTGTTCGAATCAGGCACATGCAAGCAGTGGAATCCGCATCGACTGTGCTTGTCCAAATCTAGCTCTCATTTTCGTACTCAGAAGAGTTGCGTGGACGCATGTGAAG AGGAACAAAGAGAGCCGCGCTGCTTAGGCGATGTGACATCGTCTATGTTGGGTGAATGTTCCCCTTCTTCAACGGAATGGTGGTACTACGACAGACTGCTTCGGTTGTGCGTTCGCTGGGAGAACGTCTGCCTCTACAATGCATTCCGGAGCCTCGGCCATTGCAAAATCGCTTG
- the LOC135397953 gene encoding uncharacterized protein LOC135397953 isoform X2, which produces MSSGEGRFTDIKERFPVIEEHLGHSEPEMYERPLRLIIYGILAVFTIASVLGLIFIKMSSDATSRPPTVAEVPKEARHLEGTLPQGCQGSMYFRCVNDSSSEQYGMGDWLFESGTCKQWNPHRLCLSKSSSHFRTQKSCVDACEEEQREPRCLGDVTSSMLGECSPSSTEWWYYDRLLRLCVRWENVCLYNAFRSLGHCKIACILKHRHL; this is translated from the exons ATGTCGAGCGGAGAAGGCCGGTTCACGGATATAAAGGAAAGGTTTCCAGTAATCGAAG AACATCTGGGCCACAGTGAACCCGA GATGTACGAGCGGCCTTTGCGGCTTATCATCTACGGTATTCTGGCAGTGTTCACTATCGCTAGCGTCTTGGGACTAATATTTATAAAGATGAGCAGCGACGCCACCAGTAG GCCTCCCACAGTTGCAGAAGTGCCAAAGGAAGCCAGGCACCTTGAAGGCACCCTTCCTCAGG GTTGCCAAGGCTCCATGTACTTCCGTTGCGTGAACGACTCAAGCAGTGAACAGTATGGCATGGGGGACTGGTTGTTCGAATCAGGCACATGCAAGCAGTGGAATCCGCATCGACTGTGCTTGTCCAAATCTAGCTCTCATTTTCGTACTCAGAAGAGTTGCGTGGACGCATGTGAAG AGGAACAAAGAGAGCCGCGCTGCTTAGGCGATGTGACATCGTCTATGTTGGGTGAATGTTCCCCTTCTTCAACGGAATGGTGGTACTACGACAGACTGCTTCGGTTGTGCGTTCGCTGGGAGAACGTCTGCCTCTACAATGCATTCCGGAGCCTCGGCCATTGCAAAATCGCTTG